In Castanea sativa cultivar Marrone di Chiusa Pesio chromosome 6, ASM4071231v1, a single window of DNA contains:
- the LOC142639538 gene encoding uncharacterized protein LOC142639538, whose translation MSVVPDMSKHEPFDGNHYKRWFECMLFYLEAIRVNSVLFDDCVPANMAEPARSTSTLIYEKDNRICRGHILHYLSNSLFDIYCSYMFAKEIWVAMRKKYSIEDDGTKKYMVGRFLDCRMSDDKPIMEQVHEYQNIVLEILAEGMVIDDAFQATALIEKLPPSWKEYRNYLKHKKRDMSLEDLIVHIRIEESN comes from the coding sequence ATGTCTGTTGTTCCGGATATGTCAAAACATGAGCCTTTTGATGGAAATCACTATAAGAGGTGGTTTGAATGTATGTTATTCTATTTGGAAGCAATCCGTGTGAATTCTGTGTTGTTTGATGATTGTGTCCCTGCTAATATGGCTGAACCTGCACGTTCTACATCTACTTTGATTTATGAAAAGGATAATCGCATATGTCGTGGTCATATTTTGCATTATTTGTCAAACtctttatttgatatttactgCTCTTATATGTTTGCAAAAGAAATTTGGGTAGCTATGAGAAAGAAATATTCAATTGAAGATGATGGGACTAAGAAATATATGGTGGGTAGGTTTCTAGACTGTAGGATGAGTGATGACAAACCCATCATGGAACAAGTCCATGAGTATCAGAATattgttcttgaaattcttgctGAAGGAATGGTCATTGATGATGCATTCCAAGCAACTGCTCTTATTGAAAAGCTGCCACCCTCATGGAAAGAATACAGAAATTATTTGAAACATAAGAAGCGTGATATGTCTTTAGAAGACTTAATTGTCCATATTCGAATTGAGGAATCAAACtga